A window of the Xenopus laevis strain J_2021 chromosome 9_10L, Xenopus_laevis_v10.1, whole genome shotgun sequence genome harbors these coding sequences:
- the LOC121398033 gene encoding uncharacterized protein LOC121398033 isoform X2, with product MTAKGKIEKILATLENLSNSSFTSFRRKLNNCDLPKRLERIPWNILEEADPPTVVYNIIRYYTTKHGPQIVMKVLKDINERQASLDLETELNRKNLNSRSTTPKHKHHKEQRQTEKNSEGANRDGGHLNDRAVGKSQISSRGSNLEVGLLDAPGITDHTSHATAHAEETNLNSTPEINIGPVSKETFYSVGPSTDSTNMLKDESFYIPVHNVVSTEHKNQQRENNVIQNISNKPLTGLTKKPNIKRIRQKGKPLQDLKLPALKKGKRELIEKHSKNKPQFYTKLLFQHFVQYETYVTWHQNTNFDGYGDSLPILKPQMYTLLINATDLLDFISKYYWG from the exons ATGACTGCTAAAGGGAAAATTGAGAAAATACTGGCAACACTGGAGAATCTATCGAATAGCAGCTTTACATCTTTTAGAAGAAAGCTCAACAACTGTGATTTACCAAAACGACTTGAAAGAATCCCATGGAATATATTAGAAGAGGCAGATCCACCAACCGTGGTTTATAACATAATCAGATACTACACAACAAAGCATGGACCACAAATTGTAATGAAAGTGCTGAAAGATATCAACGAAAGACAGGCCAGTCTAGACTTGGAAACAGAATTAAACAGAA aaAACTTGAATTCACGGAGCACAACTCCGAAGCACAAACATCACAAGGAACAAcgacaaacagaaaaaaattctgAGGGTGCAAACCGTGATGGGGGTCACTTAAATGACAGAGCAGTTGGAAAAAGTCAAATAAGCAGTCGTGGAAGTAATCTAGAAGTGGGTTTGTTGGATGCTCCAGGGATCACAGACCATACAAGCCATGCAACTGCACACGCTGAAGAAACCAATCTTAATTCCACTCCAGAAATCAACATTGGACCTGTCTCGAAAGAAACATTTTACAGCGTTGGACCTTCAACAGACTCTACCAACATGTTAAAAGATGAAAGTTTTTATATTCCTGTACATAACGTGGTATCCACTGAACATAAGAACCAGCAAAGAGAAAACAATGTCATTCAAAATATCAGTAACAAGCCTTTAACAGGCCTTACCAAAAAGCCTAATATTAAGCGTATTCGCCAAAAGGGGAAGCCACTGCAAGACCTTAAACTGCCAGCACTGAAGAAAGGAAAGCGTGAACTTATAGAGAAACACAGCAAAAACAAGCCACAATTCTACACCAAACTTTTATTCCAGCACTTTGTGCAGTATGAGACATACGTAACATGGCACCAAAACACTAACTTTGATGGATATGGAG ATTCTCTCCCCATTTTGAAGCCTCAAATGTACACGCTACTAATAAATGCAACTGACCTCCTGGATTTTATCTCTAAGTACTACTGGGGATAG
- the LOC121398033 gene encoding uncharacterized protein LOC121398033 isoform X1 yields the protein MTAKGKIEKILATLENLSNSSFTSFRRKLNNCDLPKRLERIPWNILEEADPPTVVYNIIRYYTTKHGPQIVMKVLKDINERQASLDLETELNRKNLNSRSTTPKHKHHKEQRQTEKNSEGANRDGGHLNDRAVGKSQISSRGSNLEVGLLDAPGITDHTSHATAHAEETNLNSTPEINIGPVSKETFYSVGPSTDSTNMLKDESFYIPVHNVVSTEHKNQQRENNVIQNISNKPLTGLTKKPNIKRIRQKGKPLQDLKLPALKKGKRELIEKHSKNKPQFYTKLLFQHFVQYETYVTWHQNTNFDGYGGKNAIPKNLHLAITKEVHQQFPLVNDVDREIRKAINPLLATLTTTGWIDLK from the exons ATGACTGCTAAAGGGAAAATTGAGAAAATACTGGCAACACTGGAGAATCTATCGAATAGCAGCTTTACATCTTTTAGAAGAAAGCTCAACAACTGTGATTTACCAAAACGACTTGAAAGAATCCCATGGAATATATTAGAAGAGGCAGATCCACCAACCGTGGTTTATAACATAATCAGATACTACACAACAAAGCATGGACCACAAATTGTAATGAAAGTGCTGAAAGATATCAACGAAAGACAGGCCAGTCTAGACTTGGAAACAGAATTAAACAGAA aaAACTTGAATTCACGGAGCACAACTCCGAAGCACAAACATCACAAGGAACAAcgacaaacagaaaaaaattctgAGGGTGCAAACCGTGATGGGGGTCACTTAAATGACAGAGCAGTTGGAAAAAGTCAAATAAGCAGTCGTGGAAGTAATCTAGAAGTGGGTTTGTTGGATGCTCCAGGGATCACAGACCATACAAGCCATGCAACTGCACACGCTGAAGAAACCAATCTTAATTCCACTCCAGAAATCAACATTGGACCTGTCTCGAAAGAAACATTTTACAGCGTTGGACCTTCAACAGACTCTACCAACATGTTAAAAGATGAAAGTTTTTATATTCCTGTACATAACGTGGTATCCACTGAACATAAGAACCAGCAAAGAGAAAACAATGTCATTCAAAATATCAGTAACAAGCCTTTAACAGGCCTTACCAAAAAGCCTAATATTAAGCGTATTCGCCAAAAGGGGAAGCCACTGCAAGACCTTAAACTGCCAGCACTGAAGAAAGGAAAGCGTGAACTTATAGAGAAACACAGCAAAAACAAGCCACAATTCTACACCAAACTTTTATTCCAGCACTTTGTGCAGTATGAGACATACGTAACATGGCACCAAAACACTAACTTTGATGGATATGGAGGTAAAAATGCCATTCCAAAAAACCTGCATCTTGCTATAACAAAAGAGGTGCACCAGCAATTTCCATTGGTAAATGATGTTGATAGAGAGATAAGAAAAGCAATTAATCCTCTTTTGGCCACTCTAACAACTACAGGCTGGATTGATCTCAAATAA